Below is a genomic region from Zea mays cultivar B73 chromosome 9, Zm-B73-REFERENCE-NAM-5.0, whole genome shotgun sequence.
TCTTCCCCCTATGCGAGGTTCGGACCAATGTGGTGGGAGGCACACCAGAAAACCCAAAACTGTGACCAGATTTACTATCACTAACTGGATGGTCGAGAATATAAGCTGCAACCTCCCTGAATGCACCTCCCCCTACAATTGTTCCCCTCTTCATCCCCTCGCCATCAGTGGACAAAGGAAGACCCCTTGGGTTGTTTTTGGCCATGGGTTCCTCATCAATAGGCTTAAACACAGCAATATTCTTCTGACCTGTTGCATCTCGCATGAAATATACACCTCCTGAACCTTCAGCTGACATCACAGGCAGGTGCCCTTTCTCCAGTCCAACTGTGGTTAAATTTATCATCTTAATCAATTCAGGTGACAGCTTCACATTTTGGCTAACTATTGGTTCAACAGGAGCAGGCCTAACCTCAACTGATTTTGTGGAGTTCATTGAGCGAGGTTCATTTTGCAGGTTGCCTTTCTCCTGTGGATTGAGAACTGTAACCAAAGTATCTCTATCAACTTGCTGTGTCAGTACTTTTGCTGGTTTGAGGATGAACAAATGAATTACAGCATCATCCCTCTTGCTAATATCAGCTATCAGCTGGTGGTCCTCAAGCTCCTCGCCATCATATTCAAGCTTGTGATCCTGAAGATTACCAATATCCTCATCACCCTCTGCTGCAAGCTTGTTCTTAAGAAACTTAACATTGCGGCTCTGATCCACCTGAAACTGAAACTTCTTTCCAGTTGCAGTCTCAATATTGATCACACGGAGATCAGACAGTCGAATAACAAGATGAAGAACATTTCCCTCAGCCAGCCCATAATCCTTGACTGGGCAGTTATTTCTTGCCAGTTCATGCCCATCCAGCACAAGCCGCTGCTTCGTCGCCACAAAGCCCTTGAACCGCTGGATGCGCAGCTTCACGGAGGCAATGGACTCAGATTCCAGCACGCTCATGGGCATGGGTGACATACCAGGCACAGCAAGGAAAATAAGAATGGAATCCTGCAGCTGTGACCCAGACGAGCAGTGTGGCGACCGGCTGCCGTTGAAGCAGATAGGCAGGAAAGCAGGGTCTTTTGGGACTGGCCCCAAGACGATCACACCAGCTGACGACATATTCACACGGTGGCTACTAAGGAGACCGGGGCTTCCTTAACAGCTGCTACCACTAATATTTACACTAAATTTAAAAGTTAGACTCCGTGGGTTACAAGGCGGGCGCCATGGAGACGGAAATCCAAGGGCGCCTTCCTTCCCGATCCAGGACGGAGGAAACCCTCAGATAGAGCCGCACAGAACAGCAACCGAGATTATAATCACATCCAGTGTTCAAATAAAATCGAATCTGCACAAAAATGGAGAGCTTTCAGTTACCTTGATATTCAATTAACTTGATACAAAACAAAACAGATGACAGGCGAAACGGATGAGAAGGTGCATACTAGGATAAGGGGAAAAGTGGTGCAGAACCGTCACTTCGCCCTGCTGATGGTTGAATCCCCAATGGCGTAACGGATCCTGCGGCGGAGCGATGAGTCAGGAATTCACTCAAATCCCCAGCAAATCGTAACCAAGTCTGTGAAATTGCTCACCAAAGACAACAAAGCAGCAATCCTTGCCCCTTTTCCTCGATTGGGTGGAGCACACAACAAGGCCGGTTCCTTCAACCCTCAGCGCGGATCGAGCTGCAGCCCCATGGATTCCTTCCCTCCCAGCACAAACCTGCAGTACCACATCTCAGATCCGATCATCCTAATCGATTCAAACTCTGCAGAAAAACTAAATTCAACAGAAGTTACAGCGAAAATGGCAGGATTGACTCGTGCGATCAAGGGAGCGGAGGACGAAAAGTAACTCACCACGCCCGAATTAGAGAAATGGTATGTAGTCTTCCCAGCCAGAAAGTCCCAACGTCCCTTCGGATTCGGTCTTTCTCCGCAGTTCAAGCAGAGAAGAGAACAAGAGCGGTCTTGCTCCGCGGTTCAAGCAGAGAAGAGGGCAAGTTTATGGTTGGTTTGCAGTGCACTGCAAGGAAGAAGAGAgcgagaaacggcaagaggagagagaaaggagAAATGTTGCTGGGGGCTGGGGCTGCTGTTTTTTGTATTCCTGGGCTGCGCCATCACTTAACGGACGGCCGTGACGGTGTCGTGCCGGGCGCGTCGCAACTTCGGGGAAAGGGTGCGAAGTGTGACACGCTCGGGTTCAAACTTCGAAGCAATCTCGCTGTCAAGATTATACCGCTAAGCTGGACTTGAAATGCATGTCAGTGTGCCACCTGCGCTAAAAATAGTATAATTAACTATATCAATTTGGAGAGCTTCAAAATAGCTTGATGTAGGGTCGAGTAACCGGCACTAAGAATATTAGAATTGGCTAGATCAATCTGGAGAGGTTCTACTGTGTTACGTTTAATTATGATAACGTCTAAATCGCTTGATGTAGGGTCGAATCATTTTTTATGTCATTTACTGGAATTTACCTTTACCTAGGTCTTATGTCTATAGTGATTATCGCTTATTGGAGGAGTCTTGTCAGGTCTTATGTCTATAGTGATTAGCGCTTATTGGAGGAGTCTTGTCAGGAACACGATATACCCCACACACCCGAGATGTATTCATAGGATTGTGTGATTGCTATATATGGATTGATATTCCCATTACCCCCTCCCCACCCTCTCCCCGCAAAtctcattcccacgtgcatctcacgtctagctaaaattaaattaaaaaaacacaaatgtggctccagtgggattcgaacccacgatctctcaagcaaatgtgtttgtaactaccactacaccacatgtgtgtttatgtcaatatctgttacagtaaaaatatctactacatctctcccaaagcccacctgctacctttgcacaatgtgtagtggtagataattatcaacgagattcctgaattatatttttggatggagggagtagtatttaaagaagagccttgcatgcaatttcttttgtttgaataatattttcaacttaaattcttttttatatgtgtgacatttattctccgtaatattttttccatggatctgacttatgagtcattttcataaaccaacgccaaagatgaattcatgtttcttacttggaaaccccgaacaaacaccacttgcaggaggcgctcgcgttggcgtcgcgatgcggtccagagcggctgcaccgcgctgtccatcttcaaatagggggacctcatggccgtcgccaacgccggcgactctcgggttgttctgggcaccgcatccgacaacggcgccgtcacaccgtccagctcatcatccacctgaagctcaacctcccacgtaagtcattactgaccgaccatgaattcttgtgcgctgggacgacggatgttgctgacgttgtgtgagtgtcctcgaacaggaTTTATGTAGAGGAgtggcacatccggtggtgcaacggctaggtgtactacctcactgatgagcccggggtacaCTTCGTTTggtagcccagccaagagtcatcggtactcgctatgtcgtgcgcgttcgacgactactatatcaaggactatggcatcatcttggcaccagaggtgacgcagaggaggaccgacaacaatgaccactcgtcATCGTcgcggtagcttttgtgccgccctacctttaattctcttcgcaaatacatacacttgcttttttgtttaagcaagtgtGTATGGTGGTGtgtacctgatgactgacaatgtacgagggaatttctaccggcaggtgtgacacgtgctcttcaatgatgagaccatgcaaatcgtggcatatatcgaagtctgcatgatactgatggttgcaatatagtagtgaaccaactaaattaaaataacaaaatttatgtatggctaggattacagatggattataaaatattttttataacaatataagacacattttgtatataagttattatgttattatatgtttccgttgcaacgcacgggtacccaCCTAGTAAGTGAGAAAAGAGAAGATAAAATAAGGTAGTAAACGTGTTTTCGACGATTGGAAGTGGGTAACCTTAATTGACCTTGATTCTCTCATATATAAAGAATGATGGTTTTATCTCAATAGAAAACAAGTCTGAAAGGTCTATGTAAGTTTGCCACTATAAAAGTAGATTCAAAGCTGATTTCGAAACAAATTGACTTGAAGTCAACAAAAAAAGTCAATTTAGCCGAGTTGGGCTCAAGCACTATGGCTAGGTTGAAAACAAGAGCAATTGACTTAGCCAAGTTGGAGACGAGGGGTCAGCTTAGCCGATTGGGGGAGTTGGCTCAAACGACTATGTGAGGGTATGCGACATATTCTTCTCTTTTCAGTTTTTTCATCATTTGTCATGTCAAATatgtttcaatactttttaaatgCTAGAGACTTGATAATATGTTCCAATTTTCATGCTAGTATATACTCCCTTCGTcccaatttataatttgttaaCTTTTTACCAAGTTTAATCGGCTTGTTGTTGGATACTTGATTTCAATCTCCTGAAGGTGTTGAaaatcaaggcaacacaagtttaGTATGTGGGCCTCCGTCCTGTACTTAACACTTCTTCGAAGTATTAATGTGAAGGACGATGGTCTTCAAAAGGAGATGTAAATGAAACAATGTAGAATGAAACAACATTGCACAATAGAGTGTGAAACTCATCTTCTTTCCCTTAGCATTTTTATTCTATCTTCCTTTGTATTAAATGGGTTTCCATGCATACCTTCGGCTCCTTAACACAAGGTGGCACGAAGGTTCTTCAAAGACTAAGCAACTCGAAGTTGTGACTCTCAAAAAGGTACTAgggcattgttcatctatttataaggaaGATGAACCAGCTTTGTacagaattacaatcatgcccctcagggTCTTACACACATTGCTTACAAATGACATTAGGGCAATAACGTATTTTCTTCATCCTTGGTTGCACGAGTTAGGGCCTTCGCCGCTTTCTCCTTTGGCTTATATTCAAAGTTCCTTTGTTGCTGCCAAAGCTATCGACTTTGGCTAACACCTTTTCCACTTGTGTGTATGGGCGAAGCTTCTTTGCACACTGCCCCAGCTGAAGGTTTGCTTCGTACACCagtagaaatgttcatgaaatacacttgattgTGCCAAAGCAAAAGGTTAAACGAGGATCTTCGGCATAgaagaccccaacagtagccccttgcgggGTGAGTTCGTTTCTTCGTAACAAGCTTAGACCGCAAAAATATAATTTGGAGGCCTTGTGccaaagatccgaaaaacaccttctcgaAGCTCGTTATGAAGAAAATTGATTGAATTTAATGAAAACGGGtggtttgtgaaagggaaatgggcttaaacatTTGCTATAATCGATTttagtgtttgacgtccatcacaaaccacgtggactaactagtttgcctagttgtcatttatctcaggtgcataaagttcaacataaaccaacaaagaaaatgaAGTGGAGAACTCTACAAAGTATGGAGCAAAAACAAGTATTGGTGTAGccagtggcgcactggacactgtacggtgtgcaccggacattgtccggtgcccaggccgagGCACCTAGCGAAttggcgctctcgggttttcccAGAGCCACTCCACtaaaatttaccggactgtcctgtgtgccaccggactgtccgatgtgccaacggagcaacggtcaacttcgtccaacggtcgactgcgctgacgAAGGAACAGTggacagagcagaagtcagaagtcagagctaCAAAGTCggaatgcaccggactgtccagtgccacaagaagacagaagacttcaacggtcaacagctccaaaccccaacagtcggctgacgtggcactcaccggacagtgaatagtaccgtgtatggtgcaccaccggactgtccggtgtgcccatcgatagCAAGGgatggaatagtggttggggctataaatacccctcaaccacctccattcaagctaTCCAAGCCTCCtacactcctcattcaatacaagagcaaaatcatacactccaagacacaatcaaaagatcaaatcctctccaagcttcaaaatcaactcaagtgcttagtgacttgagagagggtgttttgtgtttcttttgttgcttggattgctttcttcttctcactctaattcttctaagtgctttgtaaagctagcaagagacacctaattgtgtggtgatccttgcgggatcttagtgacccgtgtgactaAGAAGAAgctcgaccggtctaagtgaccgattgagagagagaaagggttggaatagactcgacctttgtggtctcctcaacggggagtaggttccttggaaccgaacctcgggaaacaaatcaccgtgttcatttgtgttaatcttcactcgatttgtttctcccctctcctcgaaagttcccttgctcatattgttttgagttttctcccgaagttatccgcattgattgagcaactcatagcaagaggaactaTCTTCTGCATTCCGAATTGaagattatttatttctaaccctaaccccgggtgtattgcatgtttaaatattatagttttcaggttttgcctattcaccccccctctagacgactttcaattggtatcggagcccgatgcttcattagagtctaacaactcgaagtgatgtcgggagaacacgccaagagggagatggtcacCGGCGAAAAGCCCGAAGCCTCGGGAAAGAAGAACGATGAAAGGACTCCATCGAAGGAGACCagcgacaagcacaaggaggaatccaccggttccatcaagtcacataggtagggtgacaagaagaaaaagaaaatgaagaaggtggtctactacgagaccgactcttcatcaccttccacctccggcgcaGAGTCTACATCttcaaagcgccaagagcgtaagaagtatagtaagatgccttgtAACACctggttttaagggacaaagccgggtgcatctcatacatgcgccaaagaagacaacatatataataacagagtgtatagagataaatgtcacaatataatcagagtactttattacatagcggaagtcttacaaaataagagataaatatcgtAGGATCTaagatctatccttggcgccaaaaagctgactcggagacgccacctagatcaaatcgaaaGCCTCAGAGTTAGGCGACTCCTCTTTgatcacctgttcttctcctgtgggggggggggtgagacagtaagagtgagctcacatacgttcatagctcaacaagtcgtgaggaataatgtggcatgaactcaccaaaggtgggagttcatgaagtgtaaggctgatcaatgaaataaaggctgaggctgagcattgcttttataagttggtcaaaattttattagcaattactaagtgtaagtaaataccaaaccttaataataataaagaaaagtaataataaaataatcccagatgcgatacaaatgtcaaattaaatttaagttccttaaattaatcatgtgagggtccgagctgctcatgaccgtgagcacggctagtataccagttttacactctgcagaggttgcgcatctttacccacaagttatgttacccatctgccaagagatggccaatcccatacacctctaccgaggaggcgaggcagggtaacactacgaggcctttacaaagttccactagcttcagaaatcccgctacagtttataggaagctccagtgcaggaatccctcgcctgaccgccatcgcagcaaaatcaacccaaggacctccctacactgaccactcccctactgcccttgcccctttcaggtaaggaagtcatccactagctttcatatttaatcagccaagggcgtcccattatacccttgtggtagcactgttttcccgggtggtcgctccatgttcccattaacataatgatcttaacatgaacaataataataaacagataataaaagtaatcatgagtaataaatatctctatacccaaaaccacataaagcaatagcatgtactacccaaaaatttagtagtaaaatcagtggtgaaacaaggtataaagatagtcaaatctagggtaacctattgggtcccatcaaaattaacctatgcagatcattataattaataagaacatggctgggaaaagtaagtgatcaagggcacaacttgccttcaatgagctcctgctcagctacttctacttgttgaatctcagaatccacagtggcttgctcgtctactcgcatcaacacaatacatacatagtatagcaaaaattaacatcacatcaaacatgtaataaaatacacaataaaaatctacacattaaaataagaccctaagaacaggaattattaattttggagttataggttttaagatataaatttctgaaggttttatgtatttaatacatgattaaacgatagataaattttaatgtgactttcatgccaaaacagaggtattatgtgataaacaataatattatagaattatagaaattagaatggactcatttggacatcatatgaattttctaaggatTAAATAAGATTCTGGATTTGTTTTTATATAAGAAATTCATTTTATAAAtcattttctctgattttctacTCCCCTGGACCGCGCACAAGACTACCGAGAAAAATAGGGGTTACTACAGAAAAAGACCTTAAGACTCAAAACTTCAGGCGCGGGACTGCGGGTTAATTTATATCTTTCGCGGGGGCTCATTCGCAAAGCAAcaaccgcgaaggggtatcggcaggCCAGAGTCGTTCAGATTATAATCCACGACCTGGATTTTATAGCAAGCTACACGTTACGCATGCGCTCGGATCACGATCCTGTGATCCACAGAGTGCCACGTTCACACCATATCCCAATCGTTCCCCTACGGATCTACGGTCACGATCAGTTCACACGATTGATGACTCTATGAGTTGATCTGGTCCGCTCATCCCAAAAGGGTAACCTAGGATCTAATCAGGACCGTCCCTAAAACAATCAACGGCCCATGTTTGTTCTTCCCTACCCACGCGGCCGGTAGGCGACAGAACTCGCCATCACGGCggagctctccggcgagctccccaATCTCGGTACAAACGCGGCCCTACGCATCGCGGAATGGGTGCTATCCCAAATCAAGGGTTTGGAGGAGACAGGGGAGAGATTATTACCGTGATTTGTGAAGCAGTTCACCACGCCCACGGAGATGCGTGACCCCGCGGCGGCCTTGGAGCTGCGGCGAGCGATTCACTGGACACCGAATGCCACCGCGGCCAAGCACATGCCCGGTCACAATCCACTCGCCCTGGAGATTCTCCCAGACCCCACCATGGACACCGAAGGCGGAGATGCCGGACCATGGTTGCGGCGTTACCTCGCTCCCCCGGTGGCGGTGGCGAGTCCATAGACACGGAGCACTTGGAGGACTGGTTCAAAGGAGGGTACTGGGGTCCGGTCTGCGGGGAGCCGTGAGGGAGGAGATGGCTGGAGGGAGTAGCGGAGTCACCAGACCAAGGCACCATGGAAGAGCCGCTCGGCGAGCAGGGAGCTGCTGCCCCGGGGAAAGGGCTCGCGCGAGAAGACAACAGAGGGAGGAACGAGTCACGGGGGCGTCCATTTATCCCCCGGGGTCGGTTGGGGTCTAGCGCAAGAATCGCGTTGAGCTGCGGATTGCTCGGTCCTCCAGTGGTGCGGCTGATTCAGTTGAGAAGAGCGGACGGAGCGGGGAACAACGAGTGGGCCCAATGTGTCACTGACTTGATCCCCCAAGCTATCCTCCCCGCATGCGACTGATTAGGCGGCCCCACGCGTCATACACGAGTGCACGTGATTCTCTTAGTTTGGGCTGTGCAGAGGTTTGGGCCAACAGAAGAGAATTTGGCCCAAGACGAGGTTGCATGccatttcctttttattttctattttctttctattttcttttccaaGTCCAAATTTAGTGTTTTAAACCAAATCTTCATCTCTTTATTGTCTTCTCCTGTTATTCCTATTTGAAATTACAAAATTATAATTCTCAATTcatttctatatatatatatttattagtgtcactattattattattcaatgcacaaacaaaagaagtccagcatgatgcacgaGTTCATATGTTTGTATTTAGTATTTATTTGCAAGAAAACATGTCTTATGAATAAATCACCTAACCCAAAGGGTTCCTTTATTATTCTCAATGACATGAGCCATGGGAACTCTATACtagggtttacaaatcctaccccccttaacaagaatctcgtcctcgagatataGGAAGGACTAGAGAATAGATGGGccaaatctatgtgaagctcttcttctctctcccaagtagcttcatcttctccatgatgactccatttcactttgcacatctttataaccttatttcttataactcgagtcaatgtatcaagaatattgatgggatactccgtgtaagtcaaatcaccctgaacattgagctcttccattggtaattgttcctcagggacatagagacacttctttagttgagacacatggaacacattatgcacatcagatagattaacaggtaactcgagttgataggccatcgctccaactcgcctaaaaactctgaattgtccaataaagcgaggggaccatttgcccttgactttaaatctcctcattccacagtGGTGAAAACTTGAGGTAcatatgatcaccttcctcaaactccagtggtcttcttctattatcagcgtagctcttttgcctggcctgagctacccttaaattctcccgaattatacggacttgttctcctgcctcttgaataagttcaggtccaaagaactgtcttcctctagtctgatccaatatagaggagtcatgcactttctgccatacaaagcctcaaacggtgacatcttcaaactggcctggtagctattattatatgagaactcagcataaggtagactcttgtcccaactactaccatgctgaagggcacaagctctcacatgtcctccaatacttgattagtcctttcaattTGTCCATTAGTCTgacgatggtaggccgaactaaaattcaactttgtatccacattctcatgaaaacttttccaaaatctgaaggtaaactgtgatcctctatccaaaacgatcttctttggtactccatgtaaacacacaatcccagCCATATATACTCTGCCAATTGAGATCCCTTCTAAGTAGTCTTGattggaatgaaatgagccactttggtcagtctatccacaataacccatatagaatcataacctttcaaggtgcgaggcaatccagtaatgaaatcataccaatctcttctcacttccactcgggtatctttagtgggtgtaatagtccagctagtctttggtgttcggccttaactctttgacacacatcgcacatagccacatgtgcaaccacatctctcttcagtccACACAACCAGTACTTctacttcaaatcctgatacatcttggtactcctaggatgaatagaataatccaagtcatgtgcctcctttaaaatagtctcacgaaggctatcaatctcaggaatACATATCATGTCCTTGAACCacatggtgccttgctcatcttccgtgaattctggacctcgaccttcagtaactaGATCCTTAATCTTTTATATTTTAGCATCACtaatctgacctttacgaatttcttgctccaaggtaggttctaattcaatagtaactcctttcgtgtgtgtaacaatccccaggttgagcctctcaaaatcttttgccaattcatcgggtagctgaacaacaatagcggaatgaacgtgctccttccgactcaaggcatctgcaaccaaatttgccttgcctgggtgatagtgaatctctaaatcataatccttaataagctccaaccaacggcgttgcctaaggttgagatccttctgagtgaatatgtacttaaaactcttatgatccgtgtatacttggcacttagtccccatgacgtagtgtctccaaatcttaagtgcatgcacaacggctgccagctctaagtcatgagtggggtaattcaattcatgttcccgcaactgacgagacgcataggcgatcacatgtccttcttgcatgagcacacatcctaatccttggccacatgcatcacaataaatattaaatcccttcaataaatctccgataataccctgcaagtcccaagaaactccggacctcagtaactgtagtgggtatgctccacgccactatctccttgactttagcatgatccactaatatccctccattagaaatgatatgtccgaggaatggcacctcaccaatccaaaactcgctttTGCTATACTTGACATAAAGTTGATTGTCTCGTagtttctgtagcaccaatctcagatgttcctcatgatcactatcgctcttggaataaataaaaatgtcgtcgatgaaaaccacgacgaatctgtccaaatcatgaacaccttattcttcagatccataaaataggctggtgcattagttagtccaaatgacataacagtgaactcatataaaccatatcgggtcgaaaaatccgtcttaggaatatccgatggcctaatcttcatttgatagtaacccgatcggagatcaaacttcgagaatacccttgcacctctcatctaatcaaataaatcttcaatgtggGGTAACGAGCACTTGTTCTTCGCGGTAACATCATTAAGgaacctataatccacgcacatcccttgcgatcctccTTCCTTCTGTATAAATAGAaccggcgctccacaaggtgaagaattcgaatGAATGTacacagcctcttgtaattccgttaattgcttcttaagttcctttagttcttctatggacatcctgtatagccgtttagaaataggagcagtctcaggtaagagatcaatgacaaactcaacttctctatctggTGGCTTCCTTGGTAACTCTTTTGGAAAGACaaccgaaaaatctctaaccacacggatgttgccaCCAACAaatttctcatctactaagaatgtcgctagtctgatggtggtagttgctgcaattccaacttcaaatctttctcctttggaactggtgagttcaatggttcctttagcacagtgtataaactacctttgcctttcttaaccatgatataccaaggatcacgtctatagtgctctcttctaacactataggggtatcccatatgagttagaaacatagggtacgaaagaaaggaagaattgtagacaaggcgagtaattacgagaaattgttactgcgggggatttattagttagtagattagtgtgtcacctactaaagctaatacattaccttatggtggtacatgctaagatgcccaactataatgtttcaatcaatcaaagaagcaaatcaagcatttatcatcaacacaatcaaccaacatttttaaatatagaaaatagttttggtttggtcttaggcctcctatctcttaaaatgtcataggggtagggattccaaggtgtgcaatccgtcttgtcttagaatagaaaaggtaagaatgatcagcgtagaacagtagaaggtgagacaggatcaagataagtatagagagaatgagagtaaggtaagtatagagagaatcagagtaaggtaagtaggtaagggttttgtccatttctatctaggtttcgtcctacagtcaacattttctctgataccacttctgtaacacccggttttaagggacaaagccgggtgcatctcatacatgcgccaaagaagacaacatatata
It encodes:
- the LOC100280670 gene encoding phosphatidylinositol 3- and 4-kinase family protein, translating into MSSAGVIVLGPVPKDPAFLPICFNGSRSPHCSSGSQLQDSILIFLAVPGMSPMPMSVLESESIASVKLRIQRFKGFVATKQRLVLDGHELARNNCPVKDYGLAEGNVLHLVIRLSDLRVINIETATGKKFQFQVDQSRNVKFLKNKLAAEGDEDIGNLQDHKLEYDGEELEDHQLIADISKRDDAVIHLFILKPAKVLTQQVDRDTLVTVLNPQEKGNLQNEPRSMNSTKSVEVRPAPVEPIVSQNVKLSPELIKMINLTTVGLEKGHLPVMSAEGSGGVYFMRDATGQKNIAVFKPIDEEPMAKNNPRGLPLSTDGEGMKRGTIVGGGAFREVAAYILDHPVSDSKSGHSFGFSGVPPTTLVRTSHRGKNFKIGSLQMFMDNNGSTEDMGPRPFPVKEVHKIAVLDIRLANADRHAGNILVCKEREGGNYKLIPIDHGYCLPEKFEDCTFEWLYWPQAREPFNDETIEYIKSLDAEEDIKLLKIHGWELPPRCARVLRISTMLLKKGASRGFTPYDIGRILCRETVNRDSEIEVIIQEAEDAVLPWSSENMFLETLSEIMDRHLHKE